CATCATATGCCAagacatttatctttattttgttCAGGATCATTCTTACTTACGGAATGGTACTTTTAACATGCACAtacaactgtgaaaaaaaaataatactaaaaaaataacaattaaaacatgATATTTTATAAGATGTGTACCATTTTTTTTAGGTATAAAACCAtttcttttattgttattaatcatGTTATAAGCAGCTCTGACTCTTGCGCTTGCagagatggagcagcatttactgcaaACTAAATCAAGCTGAATAATAACACTATAGTCTTCTGTAGAACTGCTTCATAGCTGAATCTAGTTTGTTCATAATTTACAAATCTTGCAACACTGACACTTATTGAACACTGAACTGCGTTGCGATAAATATCTACACTGCTCTCTTTAGCAAAGCTGTTTATCACTGACCTGGTTTCATAACTGATAGATTTTAAACAGTTATTGAACCGAACTGTTTTGgggctgaataatgacactattgtgttattagagctgctttacagcagaatttgacGCATATTTGATCTATCTCTGTTTTATACCATTaagttgctttgaaacaatctgtattgtataaagcactataaaaataaaggctACTTGACTTGTTAATGCTAAAGCATCCTGATAAGCCACAGAAAACATACTATAAGAGGCATCCTACTCGCACATCAATCAACTAATCTCCTAAAACAAGAACTTTGAACTGGCCATGCACCAGACATCTAAACTCAGTGAAACAAATTCTTTATCTTAGATACAAACATCTACCAAATGAAGAAAAAGAACACAGTTTAGTAACTGTCCAATCTTCAGAAAATAAGAAGTAAAATAGTATTATTTCTAAACATGGTGTAAAGAGCTTCATCATATTTACTTGACTAACTGTCGTGAAGAACAAACCTCTTTTGTTGCGTCTATTTTAGACAAAGCCATCTGAACCTCTTCTTCTGTCATATCCAGATCGAAATCCTTCTCCCAGTCTTCACTGACATCTGTACTGGATCCTACATGTGCACATCAGAACATCAGAATTCAATACCTCATTCATACCAAATCATGTGCTACAGTTTAAAagttagttgttgttgtttaatcgatatctttattaaaaaaaacagtttcacCTTTCTTGCCGTTATTGGAGGGGGTGGATTTGCCGCTGTCTGAGTTGAGCTCAAACAGTCGGAGGTCTTGAGCTACGTCCTCTCTGGCGGTCTGTGAGGGTCGCTCCTCTGGGAACGACTCCTGAAGACTGGCCTCTGAGAGTTTCTGAGAGACCTGGTCTGCAGCGGGCGATGGCTGCGTGACTCTGATGGTGACGGAGTCTGCTTGATTCTCGATCTGGGTGGAGAAACTGACGCTGTCGCTGCTTGCGGAGGGAGTGACGTCAGATGCTACGTTGCTGGTGGAAACCACCACTTGAGCGGGTGAAGAGCTTTCAGGAGTGGCGTCTCTTGTTAATGAAGGGACACATGCCTCTTCGACAGGTGGCGTGAAATCTAAGCGAGAGGAAGACGTGGCCCCGAGAAACTCacctagagaaagagagaagaaggATGGTGATAAAGGAACACAAATGCTCTGTTCTAAAACCTTGTGAGCTCTCTTTTAAGGCAAATAAACAGCAAGGTTAAACTAGCTAGTATGCTTGACACTttccactaaaaataaaaaatgatgctAATTTTAGCCAAACCTTCTTCGTCCTCTTCCTCCCAGCCAAGACTCTCAGAATGatccgtctgctctgctctctgcTTCAGTGCTACTCTCCTGGCCTCCTCctagaaacacacacattttagaTTAATAAGGTACAAGGTACTGTGCCATTTTATAAATATACCTGTGCATCCCTTAAAATGCCACcaaataaacattaatgacaacttttagtcatttagcagacttacaaatgaagacaatagaagcaatcaaaatcaagaaAAGAGCAATGTTGTGctatgctataacaagtctcagttagtttaaCACAGTGAACATAGcaagtaaaaatgtaataaaagaaaaccaatagaatagaaaaagaatagagcaagctagtgtaagATGCctcttttgcttttgttaattgcataaaaaaattaaatacaagaagaatagaaatatatattttttttaaaacaagcagttagtaaataaataagtttaaaaataaataagtttaaaaataaatagagcaaataacagaattttcatttctaggTGAACTTTCAACACTTAATTTGTTCCCAATATCGGCCTGAAGTCACAAACAGAACATTATTtgacttgatttaaaaaaaaaaattaaactcaaaattgtgtttttttggcTATGAAAGAAATGTTTAACACACTGGGtactattataatacattattaaattctATAATCAATGCACTGCTTACGTAGATTCATTTTTAGACCAATTAGGGGCCTTTCCAAAATTACAAGGTGACTTAAAATGAtgttaatgaattaatttgatttatttataattaaaatatgcaataaaataacaaaatcttaaaataataataaaataataataatagaaaaaatgcaatatatatatatatatattttttctctcaacaactgttgtttttaataaagaatatGCTGTTCTGGAAACATCTCGAATAACAAAACTATAAACAGGAACTATATAAGAGGCCTTTGATTATTGTATTGACAATGAGGGACTAACTGAAATGTTtctcccaaaaaataaaaaaatatcagttttcaataaaaactcatcagttgagtttattagttcatcagaacagatttgtaaatggtgcttgatcggTGTATATTTCTCTCCTGTTTCAGACAAGATTTGTTCAGTGaaggaagcaatattatggatagaggacatATTTTAGCGGAAGCAGAGGTATGTAGTTAAAAAcccttttcacttcacaagatgataactgatggactggaggggTGAGGaattcttgtggattattgtgatgtttttatcagcagtttagtttgttctgatgaagaaacaaactcatcttcatcttggatggcctgtgattaaatattaaaatattcagcAAATTTGAATTTTGGTGTGAACTGTTCCTGAATTTTGGTGTGAACAGAACAGCTGCCAAATACTGCATATACAACTGCATATACACACATGACCAGCAGATGGAGCTCTCATCTTAATCTTGAACTAACTGAATGTGTGTTTGATACCACACCTAGAGCAAATATGAAACCTCAACAAAAGACAGTGCTGTGCTGGTAAGTTTCCTGTCATTATGTTGTTTGAGCACCtgagctgtgtgtgttcagataaGCTCATAAGCCTGATGTCAACTCAAGGGTCAGTATTAGACACAGATCTGCTGTACCTGCTCCAACTGGAACACTTTATAGAAGTACCGCTGCCAGAACTCTGAATGAGCCACTGCTGCCGGCACCTGACGTCAACACGggcaaattaatgtttttattaggtGGAATAACATGCACAGATGAATCGTGGTCAGTAAGGAAGTGCATTAAAGGTTGCATCATACCATTTTAGCATAAAGAGCTCTTAGAGCGGGGCTGTTGACCAGCAGTTCAGAGATCTCAGCTTTCCTCTCTTCCAGTGTGAAACTGGACAACCAGGCATCGAACTGTTGTGGAGGGCCTAGAAAGAGAAAAATACATGGAATGCTCTTCAAAACTCTTCAAAAAACATCCATGTTTGAGATCTAGATCTAAAACATGAAGCATTTACACACCGTCAGGCTCATTGCAGTATGTAGCAGGGTCTGCTTGAAGACTGTAGAGTCGAGCCTGAGAGCAAATGCAGTATATGAATTtaattatacatgtaaatatatatgcatgtatttaaCCTATTATTTCTTTAACATGTGTGGATGTGGCTGACCTTGCAGCTGTCGTACACCTCTGTTGTGCCTGACGGAGTGGCTACCAGCGTGATGACGTCACAGTCGATGGTCATGTCTGGGGGAGGGGACAAAGTGTCTGTGATCACACCCAGAATATTCGATATGCCCTTCTTCACCTTTTCTGTGGCCTCTGATGAACTTTCAacctaaaaaaaaagcaaactatCATTTGTGGCTAGGGTTTGTATATACATACTGAACTAAAGGGTTGATATGTCTAGCTTTAGCACTGAAGACTAAACAAGGTAAGAAGgtaagaattaacattgttatgGTGTGTTGTAAAACTGTTTCCTTACTGCCAGTTTGCTCTTAATGGCGCTCGCTGTTGCAACAACGGAGCATGCCGTGTCATGTTGGACCACGCTGGAGAATTCTGTCAGGTCACGCTTGATAAACTCATATGCCTCAGCTGACTGTTGAGACAACCCATCATTTTATGATTAGTAGTCATATAACTATTTATTTCATGAGCACTTATATTAATTTCGAAATATATTCATTCgaataaacatgaaatatttgcATGAAAAATACCAAATAGAGGCAGATCTGAAACCAAACGGGCACATACatttcataaattattattaaatgacatacaaatgcattttaatacaaatttaGGCAGGACTGAAACCAAATTTGATTAATGGTAATGAACAGATTACGTGTCAACAATAATTCTGTACAAAATATTACACAAGAAATCAAAtgtgtgatttaaaatgtattgtacgTTACGTCCACACTGGATCTGATCTGGATTATGGTCTGGATCTGTCTCACCTTGTCTTTGACGGCCTGGAAGCTCTGTGTCAGCCAGCCTCCCCACCATCCTCCTTCCCTGTGACCATCACACGTGATTCAAATCATTTAGTAACATCACAAATGATACATATGGGTAACTTCTGTTATACAGAATCATTAGTACGACAGCTTTTTAGTGCCACGTTGAAAAAATAATCATTCTaagattacgagattaaagtcgtaatattttgagaataaagtcgaaatgtttcgagaataagcTCAAAATATTACgaaattattttgaatttattctcgaaacatttcaacttcattctcttaatatttcaactttattatcgtaatatttcgacttcattctcgaaacatttcgacttcaTTCTCGTAATcttagattaaatttttttttccaacgtggCACTAAAACGCTGTATAACTTCAGGGGAAAAAAAAGGCCTGTGTTGTAATTTAAGGAATCAGTTCTCTTTTTAAGGAACTATCCTCTGGTAAAACTCTGGCACTTAAACGTCATTAATTACAACTTGATTATTTACACACTGtcaaaaataaacaatgttataGCATCTTGACtataattcttaaaaaatatatatattttttttttatttgatctc
This window of the Carassius gibelio isolate Cgi1373 ecotype wild population from Czech Republic chromosome B13, carGib1.2-hapl.c, whole genome shotgun sequence genome carries:
- the LOC127970501 gene encoding BSD domain-containing protein 1-like, which encodes MADGEGGWWGGWLTQSFQAVKDKSAEAYEFIKRDLTEFSSVVQHDTACSVVATASAIKSKLAVESSSEATEKVKKGISNILGVITDTLSPPPDMTIDCDVITLVATPSGTTEVYDSCKARLYSLQADPATYCNEPDGPPQQFDAWLSSFTLEERKAEISELLVNSPALRALYAKMVPAAVAHSEFWQRYFYKVFQLEQEEARRVALKQRAEQTDHSESLGWEEEDEEGEFLGATSSSRLDFTPPVEEACVPSLTRDATPESSSPAQVVVSTSNVASDVTPSASSDSVSFSTQIENQADSVTIRVTQPSPAADQVSQKLSEASLQESFPEERPSQTAREDVAQDLRLFELNSDSGKSTPSNNGKKGSSTDVSEDWEKDFDLDMTEEEVQMALSKIDATKELEDEDWENWE